The region TTGTACAAGGGTCTGTGCATTTAAGCAATAACTCTAGTGAGTCATGGTTGGAGGGAAAACTTAGCTCTGTCCCCTTTCTGCTCATGGGTTGGTGAAGGGGCATACTCAATcaccatttctcctcttccccagcACCTCAACAAACAGTATGATTGTGATGTGCCTCTGCTTCTCATGAATTCTTTCTACACTGATGAAGAGACTCAGAAAGTCTGCAAAAAATATTCCCATCAACGAGTGCAGGTCCAGACCTTCACGCAGAGCCGGTGAGCCCCAGAAAGGGAGGGGAGGtttgaaaaaaaatcagtgatgCCTGTTGATGTGTCACTTGAGTCACTGAGTCCTCCTCCACTCTACCCCTCATGTAGGTTCCCAAGAATAAGAAGGGAGTCCCGGCTGCCAATAGCACGTAGCTTGTCCATGGAAGGTGAGAATGCAAAGGCCTGGTATCCACCAGGGCATGGTGATGTTTATGCCAGTCTGTACCGCTCAGGCCTGCTGCAGGAATTCCTGAACCAAGGCAAACACTTCATCTTCATCTCAAACATTGACAACCTGGGTGCCACCGTGGACCTGCGCATCCTGGGTCACCTGGTTACTACTGCAACAGAGGATCACCCCTGTGAGTTTATCATGGAGGTGACAGATAAGACACCGGCAGATGTCAAGGTGAGAGAGCAGAATGGGTGGAACATTTTCCCTGCCATTTCTGGAAATTCAATCACATAACGCCTCTGTTTGTTctgttacactggcttccagtacatTATCGAGTCTTATTTAAAATTCTTTGCCTAACTCACAAGGCCTACAATATAGGACTACCCCATTACCTAACAATTCCTTGCACCCCTGCTAAAGGTCTTTAGACTCCCACCGGCTATTCTGAATCAATGGGACACTCAGCTTTGAACTACTTAGCCCCTAAACTTTAGAATAACCTGCCCGCCTATATTCCTGCAGAGCAGTCTTTTCAGTGAATTAAAACTGTTCTAAAAactcatttcttcagtctggctttCAGTGGGGATTAGGTGTGCCGGACTGGTTGCCCGATTTGCCTGTATTTGCACTCAGTCATGTGTCTCTGTCCTCTGACAAATGATTCTGCTTTCCTGTTTTGAATTTTGGCAgtcttttttcctatttgtttttaaaactgtaaactgccttgatccaCTCACTGGAATTAGGTGGTACtgtattgtatttgtatattgtAACAGTGAATTTCTATTCTGCTTTTAACCAAAAAGGCTACAAGGCAGATAACATACTAAGGTAACTTCACATTAGAAGGAATTTACATTaagcataagacataagcattgccacactggtccatctagcccagcaccctgtctccgacagtggccaatccaggtcacaatcacccggcaagatccacggagcaaagcattttgtactgcttgtcccaggaatagtggatttttccctacatccatttaataacattctatggccttttccttcaggaagccgtccaaacctttcttaaactctgctaagctaaccgccttaaccacattctccggcaacgaattccagagtcaaattatgcgctgagtaaagaaaatttttatcttatttgttttaaacttactgcactccagcttcatcgcatgcccccttgtcctagtatttttggaaagcgtaaacagactctCCATATCtgccttttccactccactcattattttatatacctctatcatatcacccctcagccgtcttttctccaagctgaatcaTAACATTtgctaaataaataatttcaaacAGTAACCAAAGCAGATCGCTATCAAAACAACTTAAGTTTACAATCTTTGATTCAAAAACAAATAAGTCTTAAAAGCTTTTCTAAATATAACAAATGATGTCATTTGACAAAACTGAATTGGAATACCATTCCAGATCCTTGCaacttgaaaaacaaaaacatgctcccaaatTGATTTATAATTTATATTCTTCATGGTAGGGAAGTCTAAAGATAACCTTTTCCCACCTGGAAATGTTAACAACTGACCCACTGTTTCAGAATTCAATCCATAAAAACTTTTATAGACCAAGCATGCACATTTAAAATGAATACTATCGATCTTGAGCCAATGCAAATCATTCAAGAGAGAAGTAGCTTCATGATATTTACCTACATTAAATATTAACCTAGCAGAGATATTTTGCAAAAGGTGAAGCTTCTTTCTTAATTTCAAAGTAATAGAACAAGAGATTTTACTGCCACGCCCCTCACCAGGTCCAGTAAGCCACTAAAGTCCCGCAGCATACCATGCTAAGAGTCTTGTGAGCCTTTACTTCCTGGTTGCTGCACTTCCCTTTTATAGCCCTAGATGGGGTGCTGACAGATGACCTCACTTCCTGGCTGGGGATATATAAGGAAGTGTTCTATACGTTTCCAGTACTTTGGCAACAGGCTTCCAGAGTTGTGCTTACTGTAGTGGTCATTGCCTCtctggcagtgttgccaggtgggcggttttaccgcccaattgggcggttttccgcgacccgccacaggaaatttttgcccgcggcgggttgcggttttttgggctgttttttgggcttcagggcggttttttgtgcggctttttcgaccgcggggggcggggttagtgacgtttttgggcggggttagtgacgtgggaggcggggccgatgacgggggaggcggggccggtgccgggggaggcggggccggcgggggcgggggcgatgacgcgggggtgggggtgtcaggggcggggtttgagtttgggcgggttttgggcggtttttgtgctggattgggtgggaaaaaaattttccacctggcaacactgccctcTGGTTCCAGCTTGTCCCTGCacccagtcctgttgttccagtctttgGACTTCCAGCCCTGTTCATTCTTGCTTCCAGTCCTATTTGCCCTAGtcttccagtcctgcttattacTGCATCCAGTCCTGCATGTTCCAGCCCTCTAGCCTGGCTTGTTTCTGCTCCTAGCCTTGCCCATTCTAGTGTCTCTGCCTTTGCCGTTCTCTGTTCCTGCGGTCCTGTCCACCCTCATCTTGTCCTGTCCTGTGGACCTTCCTGtcctccttctacccaagggccCTCTTGGGGGCCAACTGCTGGACAGATCCAGCTATGTTCCAGCCAGTCAGTGTTAGGTGCTGCCTATTGCTTGCTTTCCAGCCAGTCTGAACCAAATCCTGAAAGGACCAGTAGATCCAACCTCGCCAGAATGCAATGATTCACCTTCCTTAacagttacaataatctagatgCAGTATTAGATAGAAATAGCTTGTGCAACAGTTCTAAAGCTAGCAGAGCTCAAGGATGACCTCATAGTTCTTAATcacagtaaaattaaaaaaaaaacacttcttaactaattcattaatttgatattCAGACGTTAACTTGGAATCATTCCTAACACTTTAGATTTTTGTTCAAATTTAAGTACAGCTCCTGAAGGCAAAATAACATCAAGATTTGCTGCTGATTACCAAACCAAAgtaatgtgttttttttgtgtgttaagtTTAAGAGAATTAGCTTTTGTCCAGTTATCTACAGTAACTATACGATGATTTGCATTCTGAAGAGTATCATCTAAGGCTCCCAGCTCTGGAAAGAGAACAAATATATTGTTCACATAAGACAATGAGTAGATATTAAAAGAATCATGTATGCTAACTGTGTTCAAATATCCCAGCAGAGATAAAGCAGTTTGATAAAGCAAAGTTTATGTGTTTCTAGAGAGTAGCTTTTCTTTCCTGAAGTTAATTAATTCATTAAATATTGTGAACTTTTCCTACCTTTTTTATTTCCTCAATATTCAAGTTCTGCTCTACTAGCAGTCACTGAGCCGCTTCCTtaaaactacaattcccagaataCCTTGAGATGATACTTGTGCAGAATATTCCATCCCTTCTGCACACCCCAGCACATCATCATATCACCTCCTTCCTCATATCCAGCCATTCCCCCGTTTGTCTATTTCTAATATACTAGGGGTATGTATTAAACTCAGGAAATGGATTTTCATGGACTGTATGCATATTGTTACCCTTGTCCTTGCAGGGTGGGACCCTGATACAGCATGAGGGGAGCTTGAAACTCCTGGAAATTGCCCAAGTGCCACAGGAACACATAGATGAGTTCACCTCTGTTTCCAAATTCAAAATCTTCAACACCAATaatctatgggtgtctctggaGGCCATCAAGAGACTGCAGGACAAGGGAGAAGATATGGATATGGACATCATAGTCAATCCAAAGGTGAGAGGGTGGGGGAGATGATATGGATGTGGAAACCACGACCAACCCAAAAGCGAGAGGGTGGGAGGTGGATGATATGGAATGAAAGCTATGGCCAACCTAAAGATGAAATGGGTGTGGATGATATAGGTATGGAGACCATGGCCAATGCAAAGATAAGAAGGTAGGGTGATAATATGGAAGTGAAGATTGTGGCCAACCCAAAGGTGAGAGGGTAGGAGGTGGATGACATGGATGTGAAGACTATGGCCATCTTAAAGACAAAACGGGTGTGGATGATATAGATATGGAGACCATGTCCAACCCAAAGGTAAGAAGATGGGGTCATGATTTGGAGGTGAAGACTTTGGCCAATCCTAAGATGGGGGTAGGTCAGATGATATACAGGTGGACAAGATAGGGTGATATGAATGGGAAGACGGCAGCCAACCCAAAGATGAGAGGGTGAAGAGCAAGAGGCAGATGATATAGACAATAAAATTATAGTCCCAGTCCTCTACCTCCTTGACTAATAAACATTCTTCTTGTTGCTGTCTTCAGACACTTGATGGGGGTGAGAATATTTTGCAACTGGAGACAGCTGTAGGAGCCGCCATCAAGTGCTTCCCAAATGCACTAGGTGTCAACGTTCCTCGGAGACGCTTTCTGCCAGTCAAGACAACCTCCGACCTCCTGCTGGTGATGTCCAACCTATACAGCCTGCAGGATGGCTGCTTGACTATGAACAAGTTCCGCGAGTTCCAGACAGTACCCCTGATAAAACTAGGTGCCAGCTTCACCAAGGTGCGCCAGTGCTAGCCTGGTTCCAGTTCACTGCTTTGTACCCTTATTGTTGCATGGCTAGTTAAACCACTGGTAGACAGGAGAAGACTGTTTATGCAGGGGTCAAGCATCACACACATCCTGCATTTGGACTTGCATTAACAGGAGCGCGGGagcgggggggggagtggaggtatCACTCTTCGTGCTTTGTTCCATAAAGA is a window of Microcaecilia unicolor chromosome 11, aMicUni1.1, whole genome shotgun sequence DNA encoding:
- the LOC115480842 gene encoding UTP--glucose-1-phosphate uridylyltransferase-like isoform X2; translated protein: MTKGNGPAEEEVPEGLEELLKTDSTEEAQALKRDIHGFLRLYQRFLQKKGPALEWEKIQQPPEDRIQAYDLLQSTPLPKDVSELLNQLVVLKLNGGLGTSMAFPGPKSLMSVCNENTFLDLTVKQIEHLNKQYDCDVPLLLMNSFYTDEETQKVCKKYSHQRVQVQTFTQSRFPRIRRESRLPIARSLSMEGENAKAWYPPGHGDVYASLYRSGLLQEFLNQGKHFIFISNIDNLGATVDLRILGHLVTTATEDHPCEFIMEVTDKTPADVKGGTLIQHEGSLKLLEIAQVPQEHIDEFTSVSKFKIFNTNNLWVSLEAIKRLQDKGEDMDMDIIVNPKTLDGGENILQLETAVGAAIKCFPNALGVNVPRRRFLPVKTTSDLLLVMSNLYSLQDGCLTMNKFREFQTVPLIKLGASFTKVQDFLCRFQNIPNLLELDHLTVSGDVTFGKDVILKGTVIIIANHGEHIDIPTGTILENKIVAGNLRIHDH
- the LOC115480842 gene encoding UTP--glucose-1-phosphate uridylyltransferase-like isoform X1; this encodes MKDTHLPGSEEMTKGNGPAEEEVPEGLEELLKTDSTEEAQALKRDIHGFLRLYQRFLQKKGPALEWEKIQQPPEDRIQAYDLLQSTPLPKDVSELLNQLVVLKLNGGLGTSMAFPGPKSLMSVCNENTFLDLTVKQIEHLNKQYDCDVPLLLMNSFYTDEETQKVCKKYSHQRVQVQTFTQSRFPRIRRESRLPIARSLSMEGENAKAWYPPGHGDVYASLYRSGLLQEFLNQGKHFIFISNIDNLGATVDLRILGHLVTTATEDHPCEFIMEVTDKTPADVKGGTLIQHEGSLKLLEIAQVPQEHIDEFTSVSKFKIFNTNNLWVSLEAIKRLQDKGEDMDMDIIVNPKTLDGGENILQLETAVGAAIKCFPNALGVNVPRRRFLPVKTTSDLLLVMSNLYSLQDGCLTMNKFREFQTVPLIKLGASFTKVQDFLCRFQNIPNLLELDHLTVSGDVTFGKDVILKGTVIIIANHGEHIDIPTGTILENKIVAGNLRIHDH